Proteins from one Chroococcidiopsis sp. CCMEE 29 genomic window:
- a CDS encoding photosystem I assembly protein Ycf4, protein MTASTTTNPDNSANAGSSASSILHQKVLGSRRFSNYWWATVVSIGATGFLLAALSSYFKVNLLPFADLSEIVFIPQGLAMGFYGVAGLLLALYLWTVTILDVGGGYNEFNKETGEVRIFRWGFPGKNRQIEINSKMEDVQAVRVEIKEGLNPRRVLYLRVKGRRNLPLTRVGQPISLTKLENEGAGLARFLGVPLEGL, encoded by the coding sequence ATGACGGCATCAACAACCACCAATCCAGACAATTCAGCGAACGCGGGTAGCTCCGCTTCAAGCATTCTCCATCAAAAGGTTCTAGGCTCTCGTCGCTTCAGTAACTACTGGTGGGCAACGGTCGTCTCTATAGGAGCAACAGGCTTTTTACTGGCTGCGCTTTCCAGTTACTTCAAGGTTAATTTACTCCCCTTTGCCGATCTGAGCGAAATCGTATTTATCCCCCAAGGTTTAGCAATGGGGTTTTATGGCGTTGCAGGCTTGCTACTAGCTCTTTACCTATGGACTGTTACCATCTTAGATGTGGGGGGCGGTTACAACGAATTTAACAAAGAGACGGGCGAAGTCCGCATCTTTCGCTGGGGTTTTCCGGGGAAGAACCGCCAAATTGAGATTAACTCCAAAATGGAAGACGTGCAGGCTGTGCGCGTGGAAATAAAGGAAGGCTTAAATCCACGTCGGGTATTGTATTTGCGTGTCAAGGGTAGAAGAAACCTACCGCTGACGCGGGTGGGACAGCCAATATCCTTAACCAAACTGGAAAATGAAGGTGCGGGGCTGGCTCGATTTTTGGGAGTACCACTTGAAGGTCTATAA
- a CDS encoding ABC transporter ATP-binding protein, with the protein MAQSRLSKLGSYLRPHWRQATVGILALLVVNAVGVYIPLLIRNIIDRLQVTFSFDQVLRYVALIIVLSSVMWVIRMVSRVALFGVGRQVEFDLKQKIFQHLLQLEPSYFNANTAGDLINRATSDVENIRRLLGFAVLSLANTIFAYALTLPVMLTINVELTLAAIAVYPFMLILVQLFSDRLRNEQMEVQERLSTISELIQEDMSGMALIKIYAQEENERRAFRRNNQQLLAANLKLAKTRNTLFPLVGGLAYISLLILLWLGAGQIAAGTLSVGDFLALILYVERLVFPTALLGFTITAYQRGEVSIDRIESILTVTPKIKDADNSIHLPQEQVRGRLTARHLSYTYPGSTAPALKDVNFTIKPGETVAIVGPIGSGKSTLANAIPRLLDIEAEQLFLDGYDITQLKLADLRSAIAYVPQDSFLFSTTIKNNVRYGDPLSEHSEVEYSAKQAQIHPEILNFPQQYETIVGERGITLSGGQRQRTALARALLVDAPVLILDDALSSVDNQTATEILHNLSQGTQRKTVVFISHQLSAAATADRIFVMDKGEIVQTGTHSELLQQPGLYRRLCSQNQMEELLR; encoded by the coding sequence ATGGCTCAATCGCGGCTCTCTAAACTCGGTTCATACCTACGTCCTCATTGGCGACAGGCTACCGTAGGTATCTTGGCTCTGCTTGTCGTCAATGCCGTGGGTGTTTACATCCCTTTGCTGATTCGTAACATCATTGACAGACTTCAGGTTACGTTCAGCTTCGATCAAGTTTTACGCTATGTAGCGCTGATTATCGTACTCAGCTCCGTGATGTGGGTAATCCGCATGGTGTCTCGTGTCGCCTTGTTTGGAGTGGGGCGGCAGGTGGAGTTTGATCTGAAACAAAAGATTTTTCAACACTTACTACAGTTGGAGCCGTCTTATTTTAATGCCAATACTGCTGGAGATTTGATTAACCGCGCCACGAGTGATGTAGAAAATATCCGGCGGTTATTGGGCTTTGCAGTGCTGAGTTTGGCAAATACAATATTTGCCTACGCTCTGACACTACCTGTGATGCTGACGATTAACGTGGAATTGACTTTAGCCGCGATCGCCGTCTATCCCTTCATGCTGATTTTGGTACAACTTTTTAGCGATCGCCTCCGCAACGAACAGATGGAAGTACAGGAGAGACTCTCTACCATCAGTGAGTTGATCCAGGAAGATATGAGCGGCATGGCTCTGATTAAAATCTATGCTCAAGAGGAGAACGAACGCCGTGCCTTCCGTCGGAATAATCAGCAGTTACTGGCAGCAAACCTAAAGCTAGCAAAAACGCGGAATACATTGTTCCCTTTAGTGGGAGGATTGGCATACATCAGCTTACTAATTCTGCTGTGGCTGGGGGCAGGCCAGATTGCCGCTGGAACTCTGAGTGTGGGTGATTTTTTGGCTTTAATCCTCTATGTGGAGCGTCTAGTTTTTCCCACTGCACTGTTAGGGTTTACCATTACTGCTTACCAACGGGGTGAAGTCAGTATTGACCGGATCGAGTCAATTCTTACGGTTACACCCAAAATTAAAGACGCAGATAATTCCATTCATCTGCCCCAGGAACAGGTGAGGGGGAGGCTAACGGCTCGACATCTCAGTTATACCTATCCAGGCTCTACCGCACCAGCGCTAAAGGATGTAAATTTTACGATAAAGCCAGGGGAAACAGTCGCGATCGTGGGACCGATTGGTTCGGGGAAATCAACGTTGGCGAATGCCATCCCTCGCTTGTTAGATATTGAGGCAGAGCAATTATTTTTGGATGGATACGATATTACCCAACTGAAATTGGCAGATTTACGCAGTGCGATCGCCTACGTCCCTCAAGATAGTTTCCTGTTTAGCACCACAATCAAAAACAATGTCCGCTACGGTGACCCTCTGAGTGAACACTCAGAAGTAGAATACAGTGCTAAACAAGCCCAGATTCACCCAGAAATTCTCAATTTTCCCCAGCAATATGAAACAATTGTAGGCGAGCGTGGCATTACCCTTTCTGGGGGTCAACGGCAGCGAACTGCTCTCGCTCGGGCTTTGCTAGTCGATGCACCAGTGCTGATTTTGGATGATGCTCTCTCCAGTGTGGACAATCAAACAGCAACAGAAATCTTGCACAATCTTTCCCAAGGCACCCAACGCAAAACGGTTGTCTTTATTTCCCACCAACTATCTGCTGCTGCCACAGCTGACCGAATTTTTGTCATGGACAAAGGTGAAATCGTCCAGACTGGTACTCATAGCGAACTCTTGCAACAACCAGGTCTATACCGCAGGCTTTGTAGTCAAAATCAAATGGAGGAGTTGCTACGCTAA
- a CDS encoding peptidylprolyl isomerase, protein MQLKIRQWLISILILSGLVLGGCSPDQAATLSSPNSSATETTSVPTTQASSPEMKDLPVLEGKATVVMTVNGSPITIEVDGTNAQITAGNFVDLVQRGVYDGLVFHRVVRQPQPFVVQGGDPQSKDPNFPTQRLGTGGFIDPKAGAERNIPLEIKPEDAQAPIYGRTLESAGISSPPELKHTRGAVAMARSQQPNSASSQFYIALADLAFLDGSYAVFGYVTDGMNTVDQIQQGDRIESARVTQGIENLKQGNQ, encoded by the coding sequence ATGCAGCTAAAAATTCGGCAATGGTTGATTTCGATTTTAATTCTTAGTGGGTTAGTGTTAGGAGGATGTTCACCCGATCAGGCTGCAACCCTATCTTCCCCAAACTCCTCAGCTACTGAGACCACATCTGTACCTACTACTCAGGCGAGTAGTCCAGAAATGAAAGATTTACCAGTTCTAGAAGGTAAGGCGACAGTGGTAATGACGGTCAATGGCTCACCCATTACCATCGAAGTAGACGGAACAAATGCCCAAATCACCGCAGGCAACTTTGTCGATCTTGTCCAGCGGGGAGTGTACGATGGGCTAGTGTTTCATCGAGTTGTCCGGCAGCCGCAACCTTTTGTAGTTCAAGGGGGCGATCCGCAGAGTAAGGACCCTAACTTTCCCACTCAAAGATTAGGAACTGGCGGTTTTATTGACCCAAAAGCTGGTGCTGAGCGGAATATTCCTTTAGAAATTAAGCCTGAAGATGCACAAGCTCCAATTTACGGTCGAACCTTGGAGAGTGCAGGTATTTCATCCCCCCCAGAGTTAAAGCATACTCGTGGTGCCGTAGCAATGGCTCGATCGCAGCAGCCAAACTCAGCTTCCTCGCAGTTTTATATTGCTTTGGCCGACCTCGCTTTTCTAGATGGGAGCTATGCTGTGTTTGGCTATGTGACCGATGGGATGAATACAGTTGATCAAATTCAGCAGGGCGATCGCATTGAGTCAGCTAGGGTAACTCAGGGAATAGAAAACCTCAAACAAGGTAACCAATAG
- the psbD gene encoding photosystem II D2 protein (photosystem q(a) protein), with protein sequence MTIAVGRAPSSRGWFDAIDDWLKRDRFVFIGWSGLLLFPCAYMALGGWLTGTTFVTSWYTHGIASSYLEGCNFLTVAVSTPANTMGHSLLFLWGPEAQWDFTRWCQLGGLWTFVALHGAFALIGFMLRQFEISRLVGIRPYNAIAFSAPIAVFVSVFLLYPLGQSGWFFAPSFGVAAIFRFILFVQGFHNFTLNPFHMMGVAGVLGGALLCAIHGATVENTLFEDGDSSSTFRAFNPTQAEETYSMVTANRFWSQIFGIAFSNKRWLHFFMLFVPVTGLWMASVGIVGLALNLRAYDFVSQELRAAEDPEFETFYTKNILLNEGIRAWMAPQDQPHEQFQFPEEVLPRGNAL encoded by the coding sequence ATGACGATTGCAGTTGGACGCGCACCCAGTAGTAGAGGGTGGTTTGACGCCATAGACGACTGGTTAAAGCGCGATCGCTTCGTATTTATCGGCTGGTCGGGATTACTACTATTTCCCTGCGCCTACATGGCATTAGGGGGATGGCTGACAGGCACAACGTTTGTCACATCATGGTACACCCACGGCATCGCCAGTTCCTACCTAGAAGGATGCAACTTCCTAACAGTAGCAGTATCAACCCCAGCTAACACAATGGGACACTCACTGCTATTCTTGTGGGGACCAGAAGCACAGTGGGACTTCACTCGCTGGTGCCAACTAGGGGGACTGTGGACATTCGTTGCCTTACACGGAGCATTTGCCCTAATCGGGTTTATGCTGCGGCAATTTGAAATTTCGCGCTTAGTGGGGATTCGCCCCTATAACGCGATTGCCTTCAGCGCGCCGATTGCGGTATTTGTCAGCGTGTTCTTACTCTACCCGCTCGGACAATCAGGCTGGTTTTTTGCCCCCAGCTTTGGAGTAGCGGCAATTTTCCGCTTCATCCTGTTCGTGCAAGGGTTCCATAACTTTACGCTCAACCCCTTCCACATGATGGGAGTTGCAGGAGTATTAGGTGGAGCATTGCTGTGTGCGATTCATGGTGCGACCGTGGAAAACACCTTGTTTGAAGATGGGGATAGTTCCAGCACTTTCCGTGCCTTCAACCCCACCCAAGCGGAAGAAACCTACTCAATGGTGACGGCTAACCGCTTCTGGTCGCAGATCTTTGGCATTGCCTTCTCCAACAAGCGCTGGCTGCACTTCTTCATGCTGTTTGTGCCAGTCACTGGCTTGTGGATGGCAAGCGTCGGCATCGTCGGCTTGGCGTTGAACTTGCGGGCGTATGACTTCGTCTCTCAAGAGTTGCGCGCCGCGGAAGACCCAGAGTTTGAAACGTTCTATACCAAAAACATTCTGCTGAATGAGGGCATCCGTGCTTGGATGGCTCCTCAAGATCAGCCTCACGAGCAATTCCAATTCCCTGAGGAGGTACTGCCCCGTGGAAACGCCCTATAA
- the psbC gene encoding photosystem II reaction center protein CP43 produces METPYNAPFGNSSLALGGGRDQESSGFAWWAGNARLINLSGKLLGAHVAHSGLIVFWAGAMTLFEVAHFIPEKPMYEQGLILLPHLAAEGWGVGVGGEVIDTFPYFVVGVLHLISSAVLGFGGIYHAVRGPDTLEEYSGFFGYDWKDKNKMTSILGFHLIILGIGAFLLVLKAMFFGGLYDTWAPGGGDVRVITNPTLNPAVIFGYVLKSPFGGEGSIVSVNNLEDVVGGHIWVGLILIFGGIFHVLTKPFAWARRAFIWSGEAYLSYSLGAVSLMAFIATCYVWFNNTVYPSEFYGPTGPEASQAQALTFLIRDQRLGANVGSAQGPTGLGKYLMRSPTGEIIFGGETMRFWDVRAPWLEPLRGPNGLDLDKIKNDIQPWQARRAAEYMTHAPLGSLNSVGGVATEINSFNFVSPRSWLACFHFVMFFFFLVGHLWHAGRARAAVAGFEKGINRETEPVLAMGPID; encoded by the coding sequence GTGGAAACGCCCTATAATGCCCCTTTTGGCAATAGTTCTCTTGCCCTAGGTGGCGGTCGTGACCAAGAGTCGTCCGGTTTTGCCTGGTGGGCCGGTAACGCCCGTCTAATTAACTTATCTGGTAAACTGCTTGGTGCTCACGTAGCCCATTCCGGTTTGATTGTTTTCTGGGCTGGAGCAATGACTTTATTTGAAGTTGCTCACTTCATTCCAGAAAAGCCCATGTACGAACAGGGCTTAATCCTGCTGCCACACCTTGCCGCTGAAGGATGGGGTGTTGGCGTTGGTGGTGAAGTTATCGACACCTTCCCCTACTTTGTAGTTGGTGTGCTGCACTTGATTTCCTCGGCAGTTCTGGGTTTCGGCGGTATTTATCATGCCGTTCGTGGTCCCGACACCTTAGAAGAGTACTCCGGCTTCTTTGGTTACGACTGGAAAGACAAGAACAAGATGACCAGCATTCTCGGGTTCCACTTGATCATTCTAGGAATCGGTGCCTTCCTGCTGGTACTTAAAGCTATGTTCTTTGGAGGTCTATACGATACCTGGGCACCTGGTGGTGGTGATGTTCGCGTCATTACTAACCCGACACTGAACCCAGCGGTTATCTTCGGTTATGTCCTGAAGTCTCCGTTCGGTGGCGAAGGTTCGATCGTCAGTGTAAATAACCTGGAAGACGTTGTTGGTGGTCACATTTGGGTTGGTCTAATCCTGATCTTTGGTGGCATTTTCCACGTTCTCACCAAGCCCTTTGCTTGGGCACGTCGCGCTTTCATCTGGTCCGGAGAAGCTTACCTCTCCTACAGCTTGGGCGCTGTGTCCCTGATGGCCTTTATTGCAACCTGCTACGTCTGGTTTAACAATACTGTTTATCCCAGCGAATTCTATGGTCCTACGGGTCCAGAAGCATCTCAAGCTCAGGCACTGACCTTCTTGATTCGTGACCAACGCTTGGGTGCAAACGTCGGTTCTGCTCAAGGTCCTACGGGCTTGGGTAAATACCTGATGCGCTCTCCCACTGGTGAGATTATCTTTGGTGGTGAAACAATGCGCTTCTGGGATGTCCGCGCTCCTTGGCTGGAGCCGCTGCGCGGTCCCAATGGTCTTGATTTGGACAAGATCAAGAACGATATTCAGCCTTGGCAAGCTCGTCGTGCAGCTGAGTACATGACTCATGCTCCTCTGGGTTCTCTGAACTCTGTAGGTGGTGTAGCTACGGAGATTAACTCCTTTAACTTTGTGTCTCCCCGTTCTTGGTTGGCGTGCTTTCACTTTGTCATGTTCTTCTTCTTCCTGGTTGGTCACTTGTGGCACGCAGGTCGTGCACGTGCAGCAGTTGCTGGCTTTGAGAAAGGCATCAACCGTGAAACCGAGCCAGTGCTAGCTATGGGTCCAATCGACTAG
- a CDS encoding amidase, translating to MNPVDLAFTPALEQARLVRAKEISPLELVQLYLDRIQQIDFQLGSYFTVIAEAAITDAKAKTEQLTHAVDTSELPPFFGVPISIKDLCFVAGVRCTLGSRALMNQIATYDFRVVTRIKQAGFIILGKTATPELGSLPYTEPAGFPPARNPWNLDYTPGGSSGGAAASVAAGLCAIAQGSDAGGSIRGPASCCGLVGIKPARGRVSYAPVGDRLNGLASLGPLARTVADAAALLDVMSGYVTGDPYWLPDPEPSFLAAADHPRNCQQLRVAYTTKVPPLGEADAVCQQAVLETVKLLEELGHTVEPGCPDFSGLTEPFTKVWQSGVGAAGIPKEVLQLMNRWLIEQAGSAGDYLQAVAQVQVIARSIVAFFDSIDVLVLPTYMHQPIRIGEWAELSPEETLQKIISWVGPCPPFNASGQPAIAIPTGFDSNGLPIGIQIVGRPAAETTIIALAAQLEAAKPWIQHRPAVAL from the coding sequence ATGAATCCAGTTGATTTAGCTTTTACCCCTGCTCTAGAACAGGCACGGCTAGTTCGTGCTAAGGAAATATCACCCCTGGAGTTGGTGCAGCTTTACCTAGACCGCATTCAGCAGATAGATTTCCAGTTAGGCAGTTATTTTACAGTGATAGCAGAAGCAGCGATCACAGATGCCAAAGCCAAGACCGAACAACTAACTCACGCGGTCGATACCTCAGAACTGCCACCTTTTTTTGGGGTGCCGATTTCAATCAAAGACCTTTGTTTTGTTGCTGGTGTCCGCTGTACCTTGGGCTCACGTGCATTGATGAACCAGATAGCTACCTATGATTTCAGGGTAGTAACTCGGATTAAGCAGGCAGGGTTTATTATTCTTGGTAAAACAGCTACACCTGAACTAGGTTCACTCCCCTATACTGAGCCAGCTGGATTTCCACCTGCTCGAAATCCTTGGAATTTAGATTATACCCCAGGCGGTTCAAGTGGCGGTGCAGCGGCATCTGTGGCAGCAGGATTATGTGCGATCGCTCAAGGCTCTGATGCAGGTGGCTCAATTCGCGGTCCTGCCTCCTGTTGTGGGTTGGTGGGGATTAAGCCAGCGCGGGGTCGGGTATCTTACGCTCCAGTGGGCGATCGCCTAAATGGACTTGCCTCACTTGGTCCCTTAGCTCGTACCGTTGCAGATGCAGCGGCGCTACTGGATGTTATGTCAGGTTATGTAACGGGCGATCCCTACTGGTTGCCCGATCCAGAGCCATCATTTCTTGCTGCCGCCGATCATCCCAGAAACTGTCAGCAATTACGAGTTGCTTATACTACAAAAGTACCACCTTTAGGAGAAGCTGACGCGGTGTGTCAGCAGGCAGTGCTAGAGACGGTTAAGCTACTGGAAGAACTGGGACACACAGTTGAACCGGGTTGTCCTGATTTCTCTGGGTTGACTGAGCCGTTTACAAAAGTTTGGCAGAGTGGAGTAGGTGCCGCTGGAATTCCTAAAGAAGTCTTGCAACTGATGAATCGTTGGCTGATCGAGCAAGCAGGTTCTGCTGGTGATTACTTACAAGCTGTTGCCCAGGTGCAAGTGATTGCACGAAGCATTGTGGCGTTCTTTGACTCAATAGACGTGCTGGTGCTACCAACTTATATGCATCAACCGATTCGGATTGGTGAGTGGGCTGAACTTAGTCCGGAAGAGACATTACAAAAGATTATTAGTTGGGTTGGTCCCTGTCCGCCGTTTAATGCCAGCGGACAACCAGCGATCGCCATCCCAACAGGTTTTGACTCCAATGGTCTACCAATCGGCATTCAGATCGTTGGTCGCCCAGCTGCCGAAACTACGATTATTGCCCTAGCAGCCCAGCTGGAAGCAGCTAAACCTTGGATTCAGCATCGCCCAGCTGTTGCACTTTAA
- a CDS encoding beta-ketoacyl-ACP synthase, with translation MEVFVTGIGMVSPLGTSLEATWQKLISGKSGICLHQPFPELKTLPLGLISSQPAGLKSLTQLVVASALEDARLVPPLPDCGVVIGSSRSHQASWEQLARQTSTQTKSADVSLEHWLDTLPHMSAIAVARQVQSTGVVLAPMAACATGIWAIAQAAYLIETGQCQRVIAGAVEAPITPLTLAGFNRMGALASTGAYPFERRRQGLVLAEGATVLMLESAQLARRRAAKVYGQVLSFGLTADAYHANAPEPGSRSAIAAVKQCLERSKLSLSDIDYIHAHGTATQLNDRNEAQLIQQLFPQGVPVSSTKGATGHTLGASGALGAAFCLMALKYQLLPPCVGMQEPEFDLDLVTIPRQSETEHVLCFSFGFGGQNAVVALGRTG, from the coding sequence GTGGAAGTTTTTGTCACTGGAATTGGTATGGTTTCACCTTTAGGCACAAGCTTAGAGGCAACTTGGCAAAAGCTAATATCTGGTAAATCTGGTATTTGCCTGCATCAACCATTTCCAGAACTCAAAACACTTCCCCTAGGGCTGATTAGCAGTCAACCAGCTGGGTTAAAATCACTGACTCAGCTGGTCGTTGCGTCTGCCTTAGAAGATGCTAGGCTGGTTCCACCGTTACCAGATTGTGGAGTCGTAATTGGTTCTAGCCGAAGTCATCAGGCATCGTGGGAACAGCTGGCACGACAAACGAGTACACAAACAAAGTCTGCCGATGTTAGCTTAGAGCACTGGTTGGATACGCTGCCTCATATGAGTGCGATCGCAGTTGCTCGTCAAGTTCAGTCAACTGGCGTAGTATTAGCACCAATGGCAGCTTGTGCCACAGGAATTTGGGCGATCGCTCAAGCTGCTTACCTGATAGAAACTGGGCAATGTCAACGAGTCATTGCCGGAGCAGTAGAAGCGCCGATTACACCGTTAACGCTCGCTGGATTTAACCGAATGGGAGCCTTGGCTTCAACTGGAGCTTATCCTTTTGAACGCCGCAGACAAGGGTTGGTATTGGCAGAAGGTGCAACTGTGCTGATGTTGGAATCAGCTCAATTAGCAAGGCGGCGAGCTGCAAAAGTTTATGGTCAAGTGCTGAGTTTTGGCTTGACAGCTGATGCATATCATGCAAACGCACCAGAGCCCGGTAGTAGGAGTGCGATCGCAGCCGTAAAGCAGTGTTTAGAGCGCAGTAAACTCTCACTATCTGACATCGATTACATCCACGCTCACGGTACTGCTACCCAGCTGAACGACCGGAATGAAGCACAATTGATTCAGCAGTTGTTTCCCCAAGGCGTACCGGTTAGTTCTACCAAGGGAGCTACTGGTCACACATTAGGAGCTTCTGGAGCTTTGGGGGCTGCTTTCTGCCTAATGGCATTGAAATATCAACTGTTGCCACCTTGTGTAGGAATGCAAGAACCAGAATTTGATTTAGATTTGGTGACAATACCGCGTCAAAGTGAGACTGAGCATGTACTATGTTTCAGTTTCGGCTTTGGCGGTCAGAATGCAGTAGTAGCTTTAGGAAGAACTGGGTAA